The DNA region aaaattacaaaaaaggtAATTTAATACTGCAACAACCTAAGATCCTATGAtgcgtaataaataaaatgttttcagcAAATTtcatatgaatttttatacaataatattcaaCCACAACATTAGTTGTTCTAAATGATGTTGTTGTCAAGGGTTTTGTctgtatattacattttataagtttGCTACctaactattaatattttataatttactagtATTACttgttgtatttaatttaatggatCATAAGAATTAACAGGTTACAGAcatatatgataaaataatgatgttgtatgtaatacaaaaaagaagTTTACCATGTTAAAAGAATTTCaacaacttttattaaataattataaatcacTTACACATCCCCCTTTGGTTCCCCATCAAGTGCAACCATGGATCTGTATCGAGGGTACAATGGTTCTGCCTCATCTATTTCAACACGGAAAGTGCCATCAACTAGGGCTGATAGGCGAAGGGCATAATGCCACTAAAAcccaaataatttatattaaaaataaataaagcatttgCAAATGCAAATTTAAATGGTGAAAAGCAAGTTTTTCAAGGCTTTAATAATCATGGCACTAGATGCTAAAGGCCTGTGTTTAGAAAGACAAAGACGTGGACGATATACAAcaagataaaacaaattattacctcaacatttttcttttcttcatcATAATTAACTGTGATTACTTCTGCCGAAAGGACGTTACCGTGCACGAAAACACTGTCTAAATTCAAAGTGTATTGAGATTTTTCAGGCTTCAGAGGACGTAGTCTTTTACAAAATCCGGACTGATcgcatgttttaaaattatttctatccacacatatacaattattaatagaaaatgcAGCAACCAGGAGAAGTGTTAATATCTTCattctaaaaaaacaaaataaattactttagatTCATCAAATTAAAAGTCAAAAGCACCGGTTTTAAAACGATGAGACAAGAAAAagaagctatgtattacttACGTCGAAGTGGATTATATCgctaatgtatattatatttcagatTTAAGATTTCACGGGTTCATTTCAAAAgcgaattaataaatatacagtaaatCGTAAAAGAAACGATTAAATGCACGCTTGCGTTACGTGGAGAAATTTCCTTTGAATTAAGGTCAATTGTCAGTCCTTCTTTTCCTAGCTTAAAACTTGGCATTCGTTTCCGATATTGacaattcatatattatatatatgtcaaaatAATCAGTTACCGAATTCAACCAAAACAAAAACAGACTAAGTTTCCCACGTCATACTTATTTAATGGAATTAATCGCGGTAAATATCGCACGGACcccattttctttatttcaaaaacGTTGTACGTCCGTGATACAAAAAATGTCATCTCCATCTAAATGGACTGTGGAAAAGAATCGTATTCTTAGTTTACCTATCGAAGAAAAAAGGCAATTGTATAAGTCAGGAGACTTCGTTACTTTAAATCAAATAGATCCATGGTGCAATTATGTAGTCAGGAATAAAGAGATCGAAGCCAAGAAGCATAACCTAGAAGACCTCAACGAATTTCGTAAGATAAAGTTAGAccaagaaaaaaacaaactattgGCCGAAAAGGTTTCTGTATATTGTGGAGATATAACTAAGCTCGaggtattttctttaataatttcgaTGTTTATATATGACTCACACAAAGTTTTAATACTGTAAACATTTTAACTATTTCTTCTAGATTGATGCCATAGTGAATGCAGCAAATTCTCGCCTTAAAGCTGGGGGTGGAGTTGATGGGGCCATACATAGAGCTGCAGGATCATTGCTCCAGGTATTTCTTAAgtccaataataatattaacatgaGGGAAACTCAACATAGTCTAGTTAAGCTAGTACTGTTCTGTGTTGACTTgcataacaatttttttaaataaattatattgtgtaGAGGTAGTATACCACTACTACCTCTATGGAGAAAATTTGGGTAACTTAAATAGTAGTTCTATTAACATTGATGCTTGTTACTATTGATTTACACCCTGATGGTATGCCTGTTGCAGGATGAATGCAATTCAATTGGAGGTTGTCCAACTGGTGATGCTTGTCTAACAGGTGGATATAATCTACCAGCAAAATGTAAGTTTTAGTATAGTCTTATTTTTCAGTAGTAATTGTAACGCTGCACTAGCTTTAGCCATAAAGCAATTAAATTAGgtaatctataaaatttatgttgtaTAATATGGTGCTATGTAAAGAATTAAATTCTTACAAAGAATAATTCCTTAAATACCTACAAAACCCTCACCTAAACCCTTTTTTCAGATATCATTCACACAGTGGGACCACAAGATGGATCAGCCCCAAAACTTCTGTCTTGCTATGAAAAATGTCTTTCATTTCAAAGTCAGTATCGCCTAACATCAATAGCCTTTCCATGTATTTCAACTGGAATCTATGGCTTCCCTAATCGCCTTGCTGCTCATATAGCTCTTCGTACTGCAAGGACCTTCTTGGAAAATAATGAAGGTCTtcaaagaattatattttgtacttttatGCCAATTGATGTTGAGATTTATGAAACACTCATGCAGATGTACTTCCCTCTGCATGAATGGAATTACAATGATGGAGCCCCTGTTTCAGAATAATTTgagaaacattatttaaactcTGTGGTAGTATATGTATGTTGcacaaaaaattgtatactgCTTTTTTAATAAGCCAAAATTGgctgtgattttaataaaatagtgattttgttcattttttatcattactcTACCCAAAATAACAAAGTTTCCTCTAGCCTGTAGacagaatttattatttatctttatatataattatactgtaTAACACTGAACTCCTTTTGAACAGATGGACCCATTTGAATTAATTCTTTGtttggtttagattcacaaatcagcctgGTAGATGGTACTGCAGTCGGTActttcatactttaatatcaatcagcataatatatatatatataattgaataatatacaGCTAAAAAATAGGACTAGATtaggtataattaaataagtacaaCAGTAAACTGAACTATAAAggataatatacatatttgaattatgcttaattatttttaacatcatCTGCCTAAAACCAATCAACTTTTAGCTTGTGCTGGTAAACTACATCAGTCTTTGTAATCTTCTTAGTTCCTCTTTCTTAATctcaagttttttattatcttcaaTCTGAATCCTATCGGGgactttatgtatataatgatTACTTGTTAATTTTGTTTCCAGTTTTCCTAAATTTTCCTCTATCttcttaattttcttttgcaactttgctttagcttctACGATTATCCTATCTGCATGTTCTCCTGGtatttctacaaaaatatttgttgtctcatttaatattgaattaacatactttttgtttttcaattcATCAAAGCTTATTTCACTACACCTAGTTAAATTCAATGCTACCAATAAATTGCTTTGTACATCTTCTTTTAATGTAACATCccttgttttaataactacaGATGGCCTTTCCTTATTTGAAATTCCACAGAATCCTTTGACTTCTCTTATTAAAGATATggtttttagaaatatttcaaCACGATTTTCTAAACATGGGTTTCTGAAACATTTAAATCTACTACTTTCTGGAAGTTCAAAAAAGTCATTGTTTATGTCAttgaaattaacaattatattctTTTCAAAGGCAGGTATTTTCGGAATAATCTCGTcagttaaataaatcataaacgGCGATAACGATCTTAAAGACGTATTTAATACTGCTGATAATGTGTGTGCGTGGGCAAATGCGATTTTTGCATTACTATCATCAAATCCAGGTTTAGTGGCTTCTAAGTAGATATCGCAAAAttcattgtaaataaatgtttttaatgccTTTGTGGCTATATGGAATTCATATTTTTCCATTGCAATGTTTACCCTGTCCACCATATGAGATAATTTGCTCAAAATCCACTGatcaaaatatgttaaatctTCTAGTTGTAAgactaaatttatgtttttcagCTTTGCAAATGATAACTGTGTATATTTTACACTCTGCCAGATTTTGTTGCAGAATAATTTGTTGGCATTACATTGATGGACATCAAAGTTGACAAAATGTGATTTCACATCTTGAGACATCAACGTAAATCGTAACGCATCAACACCACATTCAGGAATACCATTAGTACTAGAAAACATTGCTTTATGATAAGCCAGAGCTTTGTTTAATTCATCTTTATTAAGTATGCCTTCTTTGAACATTTCAACTGAGTTATCTTTTAAACCATCCATTGATATTCCATTGATAACATCTAGTGGATTAATAACATTTCCTTTACTTTTGGACATTTTGGCACCTTTACTGTCACAAATTATTCCATGTAgtagtacatttttaaatggtAATTCATCAGTTAATTCTAAACCTAACATCACCATTCTATGTACCCAAAAACCCAGAATATCATGTCCGGTCACCAACTGGTGTAAAGGgtagaattttttataatccTGGCTCTTTGTTTCTGGCCATCCTAATGATGAAAATGGATAGATGCCAGAAGAAAACCAAGTATCGAGAACATCAGTGTCTTGTACAACTGTTATATTTTCTGGCACAGATCTAAGGAATTTTGATGCTTCAACCCTAGCAGTTGTTTCATTGGTTGCAGCTATCCAAACAAAGTTTTTGTCTATACTACATTTATAAGCTGGTATCTGATGTCCCCACCATAGTTGTCTGGATATACACCAATCTCTACAGTCATTTGTCCAATATTGCCATTGTTTAGTAAAATGATCTGGAACAATCTTTAAGTGACCTTCTTCAGCTACGTGGGCAGCTCTTTCGTTTAATAATGCACAAGATAAAAACCATTGTTCCTTTGGCAAATATTCTATAACATCACCTGTACGACTACAAATAGGTAATGACATTTGATGAGTAGTCACTGATTTAAGAAGCCCTATTTCTCTAAGATGTTCCACAAGAATTTCTCTACAATCATATTTTTTCAAGCCATTAAATTTTCCTGCATTTTCCATACAaccattttcattaattacttgtaaaagaggtaaattattttgttttgctaTCTCAAAATCAACTTTACTATGAGCAGGAGTAATTTTAACTGCTCCAGTCCCAAAAGACATATCTACAAAACTGTTTAGAATTATTGGAATTGGTTTTTCTCTAAAGTGGTGATGAATTAGTTTACCGTGGAGGTGCTTgtatctgaaaataaataataaaataattgtcaacattgtatattatttgtataaaattaagttactATTCTATCACTAACATACCTAGAATCATCAGGATGCACCGCCACAGCCATATCTCCTAGCATTGTCTCTGGCATTGTGGTAGAAACAACAATTTCTTCAGTACTATCAACAATCTTATATGCAAAGTTATAAAGCAGACCAAATTTTACTGGCTTATCATACCCTGGCAAAAATCTTTCCGTCACCTCAGTTAAGCCAATATTTTCAACTTCTATGTCAGATACCGTTGACTTCAATGCATTACACCAATTAACAAGACCTTTGTTCCTATATATTAAACCTTTGTGGAATAGATTTATAAAAGCAGTAGTAACAGAATGAGAATGGTTTTCATCCATTGTGAATGTTTCCCTAGACCAGTCTAATGAACACCCAAGCATTCTAAGCTGATTAGAAATTGTATTGCCTTGTTTCTCTTTCCATTTCCATACCTCTTTTGTAAACTCTTCTTTACCCAAAGAGTGAcggtcaatattttttttggtttttaaatatttctcaaCTACTCTctgaaaattaatatgttacTATTAATATAGTGTGTagagcaaaataataaaaatatttttaaaatacctgtGTTGCTATGCCAGCATGATCAGTCCCTGGTAACCACATAACATTATATCCTTGAGACCTTTTCTTACGAGCAATTACATCTTGTATTGTACATGACAGTGTATGTCctgaaaaatcaataaataaaaatactaagaataatatacatactttCAAGGTTATATCACCAACTGATAAATCTATGTGCTGAATTATAGAATACAAACAAGTGATAAATTATAGGTAGAAAGGACCAACACCAAGAAAGTAAGACAAATAAAGACAAGCGAATATAATTTTGGGTTTAGGTTCGATCTTCCAAGATAATCTATGGAGTcagaaaatgatttttaatatacagctGACttgatttctataaaattaaatagctactattttttttaagtagaaTACAAAACTAACCTAAATGCAACTTTCCAGTTACATTTGGGGGAGGTAAAACCATACTGAATAGTGGCTGATCATTAAATTTAGCGTGATGAAGTTTCGATTTTTCCCAacgtttatatttatctttttcaGTAACTTCTGGTTTGTACGTTGTACACGGCAAATCTTCTTTCGGAAGAATTCTTGAAGTACTGGATCTAAATCTCTTTAGAAGAGTTACATTTCGCgcatgataattaaaaatcatcatATCTATCTATAAAGTAAGTTATATTATCCAAAATCTACTTAAATCAGATTACAGgaacataaaatacattataaagtttatagttGTTGTTAACTTTTGAATCAAAACATTGTGATTTTATTCACAGAGTATTAACATttgtacaataataattatttgatgaataggacaaaaaaaaatacagtgaCATATATTTGTCTGTTAGTACTTGTCTAATTCTGTGTTACTGTCAACTATCTGTCAATCTTGACTCTTGACGGTGATAGGTCACGgtgtttttgaatattttgttcaaatatgtattatggcagttttatttgtaaaatttatttaaagtttgtcAAGGAACTTTGAAAGTGAACTATTGTTTATCAAACACATTTAATTCTTTTCAAAGCTGGTTTTTGCCTTTTTGTTCGAACAAGGTATCACAGTAATTTCTTATCGTCAAACCACGGTCGTTACTTATCGtctaatttattgataaaatagtATGTATACTATCTACCCGATTGTAGTTCCGTTTCCTTGACCGTTTCTATCAAAGTCATTTGCCATCCGTTCTTAATAGGACGTATTAAAATGtcgttgttaatttatttgaatccCTTTACACTGTTTCGAGACTTTGTTCGTGCACCGGTGGAAAGTTTTGTTAATGACCAGTATATGGggtataaaaagaaaacaaatgaaagtaTCACCAGCGTCAAAGAATTAATATATAGAGCTAGTATTTTATTAGTGTTCTTCTCTGCTATATTATGgatatcaatatttatgtatatagcattttactatacatatatGCCAAATGTTACTCATGTAAGGCCTGTTCACCTACAATTTAAGTAAGTATTGTTTAGTATCttctattaaaatgtataccatATATTATCCTTactcataaaatatacatgttaattattattcttagatATAAAAGTTTCAtctataacatttaataatttaaaatacaatatataattaataattaacataattgaaaattaaagttttacaaGTTATCAATTTAAAGCCTCGcttgttaaaatatacttaaaaatattacttagttttattgaaatgtatacTTTTTCAGATCATGTGAGGATCAAATGGGCCTCTGTTCATATCCTTATGCTTATGTTCAGCTAACAAAAGCCAGTTATGTTTTAATGTCAGGGCAGCCCTACAGAATCAAGTTAGTCATGGATGTGCCTGAATCACCTAACAATAAGGACCTAGGTATAGCTTTTTCAGAACTTTTAATGGAACTTATTTAACATCATGAAAGGCTCTTTAATGGACGCAAGAAACATAGTTAATCAAATGtttactaaattttttattgtaataaaagtaatgtttactatgttttatttcatcttgTACTATTTGAAAACATTAGGAATGTAATTAAACCCAGTTTCCTTTTTTGGTCTTTCATTAAGCATAACAAAGAGTTAAGTGCAATTTGATGAAagttcaaacatttttatattataaaaagtttcttATTCATTTTCAGGTATGTTTATGGTGTGCCTACAAATGCGTGGAAAGGGAGGTACATTAGTCTCCTCTTCATGCCGATCAGCCATGCTTAATTATaggtatgtaatattttatatcaatacatatataacacTACATCTGCCATTATTATACCACTATACaatgatatttgtttttcttatataattggAAGGTTGAGTAgcaatgattttaataaataggcTGGTATTATAtatgcaataatatatttccttaTATAAGGTTGCTATTATGAAATCTATAACCTCTTCCAGATTTGAATCAGTTTGGCATTGCCCAGGTTTAAGATCCTTGTATATATGTCACagtaaattagttaaatcagagagttaattgaatctatagatagttaattaaatgttgatattcaataagtagctagcattttgatttaaataaagcaacgTCGAAAACATTTAACTATCTATGTGACCGTAAGCCAGTGTGTTGATTAACACTGTAAAACAACACTCtaccatgattatttcatttgttattaattcgGTGTGATTGTAAAgtactgagagcttggaaattccgtgttatgctttattttaaatggttAGGTTCGATTAGGTTAcgttagtcttgttgcctaggaacgtttaggaaactcgttaaacgtttcgttcactcacttgtctgacggaactttagcgacttgattgaatatcgatttttaattaactgtctagagcttcaattaactctctaaTTTAACTAcattactgcgacatatatagttttattaagaagggttactaattttattacaaagatattgtagtgaaacttctttatcggcgttgaaaaaaaaattaccatcacatttttccgttacgcgccatctttttcttgtccacggttgattcgaagccattaattacaaaaatatataataacgataacaatgatattaatatttctattacaattaatgaaattctgtaataatcttagtagtgataaggtaaaatgaaataattgtattatttgtattcatgtctatgataataaaagccttttgttaaactttatttcattCAACTTCACTtcacttacgtgtgtacactagtacacacccacatttttttattattaaaagaccGTATATCATTATTTGCACGGAATaagtttaagtaattaaatattatgacactatctggtcaatatagCCTTGTTGCACTATtgtcttataatataaacgattttaaaagaaattgtgACTTTCACcactcgaaacagaactaatttaagcgtacgaccaaccaggctccagaagataaaccactccttatatgtaaattgtatacgtttttacaacaaactctcaagcgaaattagagaattatcactaaataaattcaaaactctcgttaaacgtcaatttatcaataaagctttttataaattcgacttggaattgatttgctccagttcaaatatttatacctACTCTgccttacaaacaatttgCTTGATTctaaacttggcgattaaaaagagaaaATTGACTTGctaactggtagtaaatgtaaatgtagaaTCAAtgtaacatcttttctgttgacgttcgtaagtgtacttggttacctatatgaattaagatattttgagtttaagtTAGCATATTCTCTGCCTTAGGAGTTACATTTTAACTcgtcaaaatattttcagatcGAAATTGCACTACTATATCCGTACGTCGTTATTCTCACCGCTATTTCTACTTGGAATAGATGATGAGCGACAGGAAATACAAGTGGAGCTGTTTAGCGACTTTCAAGATGATCCAGTGAGTAAtattatgtgtctttttactttctatctttaatgtatctttaatattttattcctgtttagtttttgttttaataactgtgtattacatgttttttgcactacttgcctatcttatttaatacatttcttttttctttactcacagtggttgcctggaagagatcgctcgtaagcgataaggccgccagttgccctccttttgatttaattatgttaatttttattttgtagtgtaacgaagtgtaaataaataaataaagtattttggATTATATGACCTATagagattttctttatatttagatGAGAAGTAAGCGATGACACTGTCTGCTGTGATAAAATGTAAAAGGGACAAATAGACATTTTGctttttaaaactttcatGACTAACCATTTCACATGATGCATCTTTACTGTTTCTTTAATActgttcaattaaaaataaacatatgtcaCTGTTCCATAATTTTGTTGAAACACTGAGCAGTGTTTgacttgtggcttcagcgtgcgactctcatccctcagAGGTTCGACTTTCTGTCTCTGTGCGCCTACATATTCGATCgttcggtgaaggaaaacgtcgtgaggaaaccggcttgccattgacccaaaaagtcgacgacgtgcGTCAGACACAGTAGTAAATGATCATGTAACTCATacaggttgtagcaccattggtTGTTGTTAATGGAATGCTAGAAACCGCCCTTGcaagaataatatattataatatataaatctactaTGACAATATTTATTCCTCATTGAGTCATGGCCTATATTTCAATGGTTTTAGAACAGCCCAGTAACTGATGCATACATCGAACTGCAGTCTCGCTTTGTGCAAGTCCACTCGTGTTCATTGCACGTCGAGGCTCACTTTTCGGGGCTACGATACGCGATGTACTATTGGCCTCGGGTCTCCGCCCTCTGCGGTGAGATTTATTAGTGAGCACCATTCATAATCTATGCGTgtctttgaaaattaaaataaacacatcgGAATAGCAGTGCTCGTGTGAATTTAGTTACAACTTTTactatacagtgtaaactctatataacgacactgatGGGACTGTGTATTTTTTGGCTTTATAGAGAATTATCGTTAAATGGAGAGGTGAAAAACATATAGATAATCCACGACTCCTATAATAGTCATgatcaacaacagtctacacgtgcaagcaatctcaatttgtaaaaaaaagaacgaatttcttagaaagttcgtatgtaTGATGCCGACAGCCgtgtttattgcgggctaggataataCAGCGACAAAAGTACGTACACAGCTGCTCAGTTTTtcctaattttagcaacttaaaaagtactccattactcaattgttgtcatTATTAAGATAGATGTAATGCTATGTGTattattgtatggaagacaagctaaaccaacaaaagtcaattgatttcgacgctttTTGGAGTTCGCCGCTAAATTGTGGGccgttacatggagtttacactgtatatgctttgttaaaattattaataatagctttaaatttaaaacattgtagGGGAAATCAAACCCAAATtgatgtatatgtcgcagccaactagcttaattagccgttcaattaacagcctagcgttttaactaaacggcctgaaagatattcagccgtagcgtttgttacaacatttaataaactggatGATTAATGCTTGGCTCATTTGTACGATATAGTAATTATTTGGCAGAAATAGAAAAGATAAtaggtacataaaaaaaatatttttaaaattaaatttctgaACTCAAATTCCCATTACTGTCACTACAGAGTGTTGTTTTTCATTGGAAAACACCATCGAAGTTATAGtttgccgacgccatattgacagtttgaagagcttcgtttcgagtttgagTGTGGCACAAAgtgaaactaaatttaaattaacaggctaggcaagtaaCGAAACGACGATCCAAATCATCTGCCTAGCTGTTTTATCAAATGGCTGAACATCTTTCAGACCGCTAGTTAAACTGCGCCGTTTAGTTTaacggctaggctgttaacTGTACGGCTGCGACGTATACgtaattctattaaattatggTGTTTGGGATCagtattattaaaactgttataataataataattttacttcaaCATTTCTAGTATTTCAACATCAAATCCTGATCTGAGCACATTGTATATGAAAAAGTGTATCTAGTAGTATGGATAGTCAAGGGCACGCATTCCATTTGTTGCATTCAATATATAAACCCACCGAAATCACAATACATTCGTCtgctttttttttcaggaatCTCCACTAATTTATTCTTTACATCATTCGTGTTTATATTGAGCTGGTATCACTTACAAGATGGCCTGCCTGAGTTTATAAAGGTAAGGTTAACTGCGGGTTTAACGTCAAaaaccatttttaatatttatcttattatatatatctatttatttatcttcatTTTATATGCCTATTGGTTGCCTTATGCG from Pieris brassicae chromosome 2, ilPieBrab1.1, whole genome shotgun sequence includes:
- the LOC123720023 gene encoding valine--tRNA ligase isoform X2 is translated as MLGCSLDWSRETFTMDENHSHSVTTAFINLFHKGLIYRNKGLVNWCNALKSTVSDIEVENIGLTEVTERFLPGYDKPVKFGLLYNFAYKIVDSTEEIVVSTTMPETMLGDMAVAVHPDDSRYKHLHGKLIHHHFREKPIPIILNSFVDMSFGTGAVKITPAHSKVDFEIAKQNNLPLLQVINENGCMENAGKFNGLKKYDCREILVEHLREIGLLKSVTTHQMSLPICSRTGDVIEYLPKEQWFLSCALLNERAAHVAEEGHLKIVPDHFTKQWQYWTNDCRDWCISRQLWWGHQIPAYKCSIDKNFVWIAATNETTARVEASKFLRSVPENITVVQDTDVLDTWFSSGIYPFSSLGWPETKSQDYKKFYPLHQLVTGHDILGFWVHRMVMLGLELTDELPFKNVLLHGIICDSKGAKMSKSKGNVINPLDVINGISMDGLKDNSVEMFKEGILNKDELNKALAYHKAMFSSTNGIPECGVDALRFTLMSQDVKSHFVNFDVHQCNANKLFCNKIWQSVKYTQLSFAKLKNINLVLQLEDLTYFDQWILSKLSHMVDRVNIAMEKYEFHIATKALKTFIYNEFCDIYLEATKPGFDDSNAKIAFAHAHTLSAVLNTSLRSLSPFMIYLTDEIIPKIPAFEKNIIVNFNDINNDFFELPESSRFKCFRNPCLENRVEIFLKTISLIREVKGFCGISNKERPSVVIKTRDVTLKEDVQSNLLVALNLTRCSEISFDELKNKKYVNSILNETTNIFVEIPGEHADRIIVEAKAKLQKKIKKIEENLGKLETKLTSNHYIHKVPDRIQIEDNKKLEIKKEELRRLQRLM
- the LOC123720022 gene encoding macro domain-containing protein CT2219-like, whose product is MELIAVNIARTPFSLFQKRCTSVIQKMSSPSKWTVEKNRILSLPIEEKRQLYKSGDFVTLNQIDPWCNYVVRNKEIEAKKHNLEDLNEFRKIKLDQEKNKLLAEKVSVYCGDITKLEIDAIVNAANSRLKAGGGVDGAIHRAAGSLLQDECNSIGGCPTGDACLTGGYNLPAKYIIHTVGPQDGSAPKLLSCYEKCLSFQSQYRLTSIAFPCISTGIYGFPNRLAAHIALRTARTFLENNEGLQRIIFCTFMPIDVEIYETLMQMYFPLHEWNYNDGAPVSE
- the LOC123720613 gene encoding seipin; translated protein: MSLLIYLNPFTLFRDFVRAPVESFVNDQYMGYKKKTNESITSVKELIYRASILLVFFSAILWISIFMYIAFYYTYMPNVTHVRPVHLQFKSCEDQMGLCSYPYAYVQLTKASYVLMSGQPYRIKLVMDVPESPNNKDLGMFMVCLQMRGKGGTLVSSSCRSAMLNYRSKLHYYIRTSLFSPLFLLGIDDERQEIQVELFSDFQDDPNSPVTDAYIELQSRFVQVHSCSLHVEAHFSGLRYAMYYWPRVSALCGISTNLFFTSFVFILSWYHLQDGLPEFIKNKFKTEVKSEPGEKKQVSKVKLERKDSFPLIEEEALAILEEYQTLEKKTT
- the LOC123720023 gene encoding valine--tRNA ligase, mitochondrial 1 isoform X1, whose translation is MMIFNYHARNVTLLKRFRSSTSRILPKEDLPCTTYKPEVTEKDKYKRWEKSKLHHAKFNDQPLFSMVLPPPNVTGKLHLGHTLSCTIQDVIARKKRSQGYNVMWLPGTDHAGIATQRVVEKYLKTKKNIDRHSLGKEEFTKEVWKWKEKQGNTISNQLRMLGCSLDWSRETFTMDENHSHSVTTAFINLFHKGLIYRNKGLVNWCNALKSTVSDIEVENIGLTEVTERFLPGYDKPVKFGLLYNFAYKIVDSTEEIVVSTTMPETMLGDMAVAVHPDDSRYKHLHGKLIHHHFREKPIPIILNSFVDMSFGTGAVKITPAHSKVDFEIAKQNNLPLLQVINENGCMENAGKFNGLKKYDCREILVEHLREIGLLKSVTTHQMSLPICSRTGDVIEYLPKEQWFLSCALLNERAAHVAEEGHLKIVPDHFTKQWQYWTNDCRDWCISRQLWWGHQIPAYKCSIDKNFVWIAATNETTARVEASKFLRSVPENITVVQDTDVLDTWFSSGIYPFSSLGWPETKSQDYKKFYPLHQLVTGHDILGFWVHRMVMLGLELTDELPFKNVLLHGIICDSKGAKMSKSKGNVINPLDVINGISMDGLKDNSVEMFKEGILNKDELNKALAYHKAMFSSTNGIPECGVDALRFTLMSQDVKSHFVNFDVHQCNANKLFCNKIWQSVKYTQLSFAKLKNINLVLQLEDLTYFDQWILSKLSHMVDRVNIAMEKYEFHIATKALKTFIYNEFCDIYLEATKPGFDDSNAKIAFAHAHTLSAVLNTSLRSLSPFMIYLTDEIIPKIPAFEKNIIVNFNDINNDFFELPESSRFKCFRNPCLENRVEIFLKTISLIREVKGFCGISNKERPSVVIKTRDVTLKEDVQSNLLVALNLTRCSEISFDELKNKKYVNSILNETTNIFVEIPGEHADRIIVEAKAKLQKKIKKIEENLGKLETKLTSNHYIHKVPDRIQIEDNKKLEIKKEELRRLQRLM